The genomic interval CAAGTACACATTCATTAGCTGGGCATCATGGGGCTATCCTCTCGGTTGCTTGGCATCCAAATGTTGAGCATATACTAGCTAGTGGTTGTGTAGACGGTACGATTCGTGTCTGGGATGTTCGAAAGAGTTCTGGTGCAGTGGGTTCGCTGGACTTGGAAGATGCAATTGGGATTACAACTACACATGGGATGGCAGGTGGTCGATCAAGAGCATCTGCCAAGGCTCATACCGGAGCTGTCAACGGTCTTACGTGGACGGATAATGGGAACTATATCGTATCTGCAGCACACGATGAACGGGTTCGAGTCTGGGATGCAGCTACGGGTGCTAATACTCTCGCAAGCTTTGGTCCAACAATCAAGAATGGTCATCTCTCAAGTCTACCTATAGTAGTGTCGCCCACAGCATTAACACGCCCCATGAAAGAACTTCTATTCTTCCCCaacgaaaaagaaattcttgtttTCGAACTTCATGAAGGACGTCTTCTCAAGCGACTCAAAGTTCCTGGCCCCCCTGTAGCAGCAGTACGATCTCGAACCGGTGAACGAAATATCCGAAACCGTATCACGGCACTAGCGTGGAGGGAGCCAGTAGATGGTATATATTCCGCTCATTCAGATGGACAGATTAGAGCTTGGATACCTAGGACTGAAGAAGACATTCAAATGGATcgtgaggaagaggaggaaggcaagattcatgatgaggatgaaggggggaagaggaagagaaatattCTCGATGATGTGTTTAGGGATTTGACAAGACAGAAAATAAGTTTTGGTTAGGCGATCCATCTATCTTAAatgcttctttcttctaTGACTCGTTATCACGCTGGCTTGAAAGTGCAATGTTCATTTAGATACATCCTAGAGGGCTTAGTGGCTTCGTAAACTCGACCCTGAAACTGCACCTCTattgaacttcttcaaccccTCCTAGTTTTAATCTCTTTTTAAAAGCTGCGGGGCTCACCAGTGATATTCCAGCCTTCGCTTGGGACCCCAAATTCGCTTCCGAACAGAAATCGAGGCTCACAGAGGACATGTTTCTAAGTCTCGCTGGGGACTCGTCATGCAAAAATTTCCCAAACTCGAGCCGGAGCTCAAAGGGAGCATTACAGGCACTTGTGTACGATAATTTTACTCTTAACAGTGTCAGCCTCCATGTTATGACCTGAACGCCTACCGAATTAACTAGTACCAGTCTACTGGTATCTTTTATCACAAGCTATTAGatcattttgttttatttccATGTTATCTGTGTTTTCTCTTGATGTTTACGAGGTCTTGTTTATCATTTACTTCAGGTACTGTCTCTTATTACAGAAAATGGGGTTTCAGAGAAAATTTGATTAGCATTATTACTTAGCGGGTCATTTACTTAATTGAATTAGACTGATTTCCAAATGCCAATGGCTAACACAGTTGATGGGTGTAATATTGATTTGGTAGTGGGAGCTGGAAAGTTTGAGATTGCATGCATTTGCAAATGGACAGGTGCTCATCGAAGCCTGTGATATCAAAGCTCAGGTCTGGAGTTGTTTTTCGGTGAATAAACTTctgtttttcaaaaaatataaaaaataaaaaaaatataaaaataaaaataaaaaaaataaaaaataaaaaatcattttccCAAATGAATTCCCCCATCAATGATAGAGTTT from Botrytis cinerea B05.10 chromosome 9, complete sequence carries:
- the Bcrad28 gene encoding Bcrad28 encodes the protein MNQLIFDRSTGNLGPNAFARIQTTQLIQAILPAPKVKFNGGEKPPTTVASGTEARDYEPAKVWAHQTGVNALSIDRFDGKILLSGGADASIKVWNLDQIPTGASEYTFRPTGIVPRSASAHQYGITHLSFYPFDSAAFLSSSYDHHLKLYSTETLQLSADFNLDSVVYSHAVSPIAQHLLVACATQHPAVRLVDLRSGASTHSLAGHHGAILSVAWHPNVEHILASGCVDGTIRVWDVRKSSGAVGSLDLEDAIGITTTHGMAGGRSRASAKAHTGAVNGLTWTDNGNYIVSAAHDERVRVWDAATGANTLASFGPTIKNGHLSSLPIVVSPTALTRPMKELLFFPNEKEILVFELHEGRLLKRLKVPGPPVAAVRSRTGERNIRNRITALAWREPVDGIYSAHSDGQIRAWIPRTEEDIQMDREEEEEGKIHDEDEGGKRKRNILDDVFRDLTRQKISFG